One Paracoccus liaowanqingii DNA window includes the following coding sequences:
- a CDS encoding acetyl-CoA acetyltransferase — MTDPMIVGWSHTRFGKSDAPDTEALMAEAVPAALEHAGITAADVDGIFTGVFNNGFSRQDFQAALVGMAVPDLAHVPATRFENACATGSAALHGAMDFIAAGRGRIALVVGAEKMTATPTAEVGDILLGASYRAEEAEVDAGFAGLFGQIAAGYFQRHGDRSEELAMIAAKNHENGMRNPYAHMQKDLGLAFCNTISDRNPRVAGPLRRSDCSLISDGAAVLVLADAETAAGLSRAIAFRARAQANDALALSRRDVLEFRGARAAWAAALAQAGVTLDDLSLVETHDCFTIAEMLEYEAMGLAEPGQGHRVIREGVTRREGRLPVNLSGGLKSKGHPIGATGVSQHVMAAMQLAGEAGEMQLPGATMAGVFNMGGAAVTNYVSILERVR; from the coding sequence ATGACCGACCCGATGATCGTCGGCTGGAGCCATACGCGCTTCGGCAAATCCGATGCCCCCGACACCGAGGCGCTGATGGCCGAGGCCGTTCCCGCCGCGCTGGAGCATGCGGGCATCACCGCCGCCGATGTCGACGGCATCTTCACCGGCGTCTTCAACAACGGCTTCTCGCGCCAGGATTTCCAGGCGGCGCTGGTCGGCATGGCGGTCCCCGACCTGGCCCATGTGCCCGCCACGCGGTTCGAGAATGCCTGCGCCACCGGCTCTGCCGCGCTGCACGGGGCGATGGACTTCATCGCCGCCGGGCGGGGCCGGATCGCGCTGGTGGTGGGGGCCGAGAAGATGACCGCCACCCCCACGGCCGAGGTGGGCGACATCCTGCTGGGCGCCAGCTACCGCGCCGAGGAGGCCGAGGTCGATGCGGGCTTCGCGGGCCTCTTCGGGCAGATCGCGGCGGGCTATTTCCAGCGCCACGGCGACCGGTCGGAAGAGCTGGCGATGATCGCCGCCAAGAACCACGAGAACGGGATGCGCAATCCCTATGCCCACATGCAGAAGGATCTGGGGCTGGCCTTCTGCAATACCATCTCGGACCGCAACCCCCGCGTGGCGGGGCCCCTGCGGCGCAGCGACTGCTCGCTGATCTCGGACGGGGCGGCGGTGCTGGTGCTGGCCGATGCCGAGACGGCGGCGGGCCTGTCCCGCGCCATCGCCTTTCGCGCGCGCGCGCAGGCCAATGACGCGCTGGCCCTGTCGCGCCGCGACGTGCTGGAGTTCCGCGGCGCCCGCGCCGCATGGGCCGCAGCCCTGGCGCAGGCGGGTGTCACGCTGGACGACCTGTCGCTGGTCGAGACGCATGACTGCTTCACCATCGCCGAGATGCTGGAATATGAGGCGATGGGCTTGGCCGAGCCCGGCCAGGGCCACCGCGTCATCCGCGAGGGCGTGACCCGGCGCGAGGGGCGGCTGCCCGTCAACCTGTCGGGCGGGCTGAAATCCAAGGGCCATCCGATCGGCGCGACCGGCGTGTCGCAGCATGTGATGGCCGCGATGCAGCTGGCGGGCGAGGCGGGCGAGATGCAGCTGCCCGGCGCGACCATGGCCGGGGTCTTCAACATGGGCGGCGCGGCGGTCACGAACTACGTCTCGATCCTGGAGCGGGTGAGGTGA
- a CDS encoding PPC domain-containing DNA-binding protein, which yields MLVHPGPADPQRVQVVPCRAHPLRLRLAPGLPLDRAVAEAIGAAGFDAAWLWLQDLRCARLSYVIPAPPPGDGRVAFYSDTHLLDDRPRIVAAGLHLGQGPAGAVLHAHGLWAEAEGALRMGHLRPEATLLAGAAEVTGWGLDGAAFHRARDAETGFDLFSPCALPRSHQGGLPSRLLRLRPHQDLGDSVRHLAGPQTRHVAGLGSLIGTSFADAPDLPGPATEILILGRDGQDLRIASVGIEGRVGQGLLAPANPVCITAELLLIDED from the coding sequence GTGCTGGTCCATCCCGGCCCCGCCGATCCGCAGCGGGTGCAGGTCGTCCCTTGCCGCGCCCATCCGCTGCGCCTGCGGCTGGCGCCCGGCCTGCCGCTGGACCGGGCGGTGGCCGAGGCGATCGGGGCGGCGGGGTTCGACGCGGCCTGGCTGTGGCTGCAGGATCTACGCTGCGCGCGGCTGTCCTATGTCATCCCCGCCCCACCGCCCGGCGACGGACGCGTGGCCTTCTACAGCGACACGCATCTGCTGGACGACCGCCCCCGGATCGTCGCGGCGGGCCTGCATCTGGGCCAGGGGCCTGCCGGGGCCGTCCTGCATGCCCATGGGCTGTGGGCGGAGGCGGAGGGCGCCCTGCGGATGGGCCATCTGCGCCCCGAGGCAACCCTGCTGGCCGGTGCGGCCGAGGTCACGGGCTGGGGTCTGGACGGGGCGGCGTTCCACCGGGCCCGGGATGCCGAGACGGGCTTCGATCTCTTTTCTCCCTGCGCGCTGCCGCGATCGCATCAGGGCGGACTGCCCTCGCGGCTGCTGCGGCTGCGGCCCCATCAGGATCTGGGGGACAGCGTCCGGCACCTTGCCGGGCCGCAGACCCGCCATGTCGCGGGTCTGGGCAGCCTGATCGGCACAAGCTTTGCGGATGCCCCCGACCTGCCCGGCCCGGCGACCGAGATCCTGATCCTAGGCCGGGACGGGCAGGACCTGCGCATCGCCTCGGTCGGGATCGAGGGCCGGGTGGGGCAGGGGCTGCTGGCCCCCGCCAACCCGGTCTGCATCACCGCCGAGCTGCTGCTGATCGACGAGGATTGA
- a CDS encoding acyl-CoA synthetase yields MNLCHFLTQNARRLPDAPALIHGERVTTWAQMQARVGALAHALVQDYGLAKGDRVLVQSANCLQMFETMFACWRVGAVWVPANFRLSPDDLAFLAQSSGARLMICGAEFTAHASACAPHVPAIIPIGPSPLGPDHDALIARHMGAMPPEAQVVRDDPAWFFYTSGTTGRPKAAVLTHGQMAFVVTNHLCDLMPGTTESDASLVVAPLSHGAGIHQLTQVARGVPTILPEGERFDPAEIWALVQRHRVTNMFTVPTIVKLLVEDASVDRVDHSSLRYVIYAGAPMYRADQIRALDKLGPVLVQYFGLGEVTGAITVLPPAHHSPDDAAMRIGTCGLARTGMQVQVQDAQGVELPPGETGEIAVIGPAVFAGYHDNAAANGKSFRDGWFLTGDLGHMDDQGFLYLTGRESDMYISGGSNIHPREVEEKLLTHPDLAEAIVLGAPDPVWGEAGLAVCVARPGTAPDPQAVLAWLAPKLARYKLPKRLLIWEALPKSAYGKITRKMIRDELIVRGDWPLDPARAG; encoded by the coding sequence ATGAACCTGTGCCATTTCCTGACCCAGAACGCCCGCCGCCTGCCCGACGCGCCCGCGTTGATCCATGGCGAGCGGGTCACGACCTGGGCGCAGATGCAGGCGCGGGTGGGGGCGCTGGCCCATGCGCTGGTCCAGGATTACGGCCTGGCCAAGGGCGACCGGGTTCTGGTGCAATCGGCCAACTGCCTGCAGATGTTCGAGACGATGTTCGCCTGCTGGCGCGTGGGCGCGGTCTGGGTGCCCGCCAATTTTCGCCTCTCGCCCGATGATCTGGCCTTCCTCGCGCAGTCGTCTGGCGCGAGGTTGATGATCTGCGGGGCCGAGTTCACCGCCCATGCCAGCGCCTGCGCGCCGCATGTTCCCGCGATCATCCCCATCGGCCCATCCCCCCTCGGCCCCGACCATGACGCGCTGATCGCCCGCCACATGGGCGCCATGCCGCCCGAGGCGCAGGTCGTGCGCGACGATCCGGCGTGGTTCTTCTACACCTCGGGCACGACGGGCCGCCCCAAGGCCGCCGTGCTGACCCATGGGCAGATGGCCTTCGTGGTCACCAACCACCTGTGCGATCTGATGCCCGGCACGACGGAATCCGACGCCTCGCTGGTGGTGGCGCCGCTGTCGCATGGCGCGGGCATCCACCAGCTGACGCAGGTCGCGCGCGGCGTGCCCACGATCCTGCCCGAGGGCGAGCGCTTCGATCCCGCCGAGATCTGGGCGCTGGTCCAGCGCCACCGGGTGACGAACATGTTCACCGTCCCCACCATCGTCAAGCTGCTGGTCGAGGATGCGTCGGTCGACCGCGTCGATCATTCCAGCCTGCGCTATGTCATCTATGCGGGCGCGCCCATGTACCGCGCCGACCAGATCCGCGCGCTGGACAAGCTGGGCCCGGTGCTGGTCCAGTATTTCGGTCTGGGCGAGGTGACCGGCGCGATCACCGTCCTGCCGCCCGCGCATCATTCGCCCGACGACGCCGCGATGCGCATCGGCACCTGCGGGCTGGCCCGCACCGGCATGCAGGTGCAGGTGCAGGACGCCCAAGGGGTCGAGCTGCCCCCGGGCGAGACCGGAGAGATCGCGGTGATCGGCCCCGCGGTCTTCGCGGGCTATCACGACAATGCAGCCGCAAACGGAAAATCCTTCCGCGACGGCTGGTTCCTGACCGGCGACCTGGGGCACATGGACGACCAGGGATTTCTGTACCTGACGGGCCGGGAATCCGACATGTACATCTCGGGCGGCTCGAACATCCATCCGCGCGAGGTCGAGGAAAAGCTGCTGACCCATCCCGATCTGGCCGAGGCGATCGTGCTGGGCGCCCCCGATCCGGTCTGGGGCGAGGCGGGGCTGGCGGTCTGCGTGGCCCGCCCCGGGACGGCGCCCGATCCGCAGGCGGTGCTGGCCTGGCTGGCGCCCAAGCTTGCGCGCTACAAGCTGCCCAAGCGGCTGCTGATCTGGGAGGCGCTGCCGAAATCGGCCTATGGCAAGATCACCCGGAAGATGATCCGCGACGAGCTGATCGTGCGCGGCGACTGGCCCCTGGACCCGGCCCGGGCGGGCTGA